Genomic DNA from Acetilactobacillus jinshanensis:
TTTTCACGTGGCAAAGTTATTTCAAAGCAGTTTATCGAGGATCATCATTTTCATTTCAATGAAGATAACTCACTGTATCCAGATATTCAGTTCATGCTCTTAGTAACGGAATTTTCTGCTCAATTGATTAAATTAAGTGATTATCATTACATTAAAATTAATCATAATGATCCAATTAATGATCCATCGTTAAGTCAGATACCTCGTAATGATCGTTGGCAGTTATGGGCTAACGCGGGATGCCGAGCATTATTAAAATTAAACGATCAGACCCTGATGAACGTCTTTAGCAAGACCGTAATTAATAACATTAATACGTACTTCTATAAGAATTTAGTTACGAAAGATCAGTCAATTGGCAATAATGAGGTTCGAACGTTACTAGAGATTCAAAAGTTCTTACAGTTAATTGATCCGCGGACGTACAGTAACTTAAAACGAATTAATCAGAAAGTTCTTAACGCCATTAAGAGTGGTAATTTTAGTTCAGCTCGTCATTTAATGAAGGTCGTAATCGGCTTACGAAACGCTAATCAATTGGTTGTTAATCGTGGTCGTGGAATAACGAAGGATACTTATTTCACGTTATTTAAGCACGTTCCAGTCAATCCACACGTGATTCTATTTGAATCGTTCTTGGGCCGTAATTATTCTGACAGTCCTAAGTATATTTATCGATATCTTCAAAAGCATTACGGCAGTAAATATAAGTACGTGTGGATTGCTGATGCTGAGCATTTTGATCACATTAAATCTAAATTAAAGTCTCAGCCTAACACCAAAGTTGTTCGCCGATTTGGCTTTCAATACATGTATTATCTAGCAACATCTAAGTATTTTGTGTTTAACATGCGGCAGCCAAAATGGTTTGTTAAACGACCTGGCATGCGGTTCATCGAAACTTGGCATGGGACGCCATTAAAGCATTTAGTATTTGATATGGATAATGTTGCTAGTGCATCGCACTTGTATAAACAGACGTTTTATTATCAATCTCGTCAATGGGATCATTTAGTAACGGCTAATCAGTATTCGTATAATATTTTCCATCGGGCCTTCATGTATCCTAAAGATAAGATGTTGAAGTCCGGGTATCCCCGAAACGATATCTTAAACAGTCCACGAAGAGATCAGATCGCTAAACACATTAAGCAAAAGCTAGGCATTCCATTAAATAAGAAGGTCATTTTATATGCCCCGACGTGGCGTGATGATCAATTCTATGGCCCTGGACAGTATAAGTTTAAGTTGCACCTAAACTTAGCGGAATTAAAGAAACATTTAAGTGATCAATACGTTTTAATCTTGAGAACGCATTACTTTATCGCCAATCATATTGATACATCCCAATTTGGTGATTTCGTCTTTAACGAATCTGATTATGATGATATCGCCGAATTGTATTTGATTTCCGACATTTTAATTACCGATTATTCAAGTGTCTTCTTTGATTACGCCATTTTGAAACGACCAATTTTGTATTACGTATATGATTATGATGACTATGCTGATGTTCTGCGTGGCTTCTATCTCAATATGAAGAAAGATTTACCGGGCCCGTTGTTAAAGACCAGTAAAAGCGTTCTAAACGCGATTGAAAATATTGATGAAGTTAAGTCAAAATATCATGATCGTTATGTCCAGTTTAATCATCGCTTTAATACGTGGGATGACGGTCATGCCTCGGCTCGTGTAGCTCATGCCTTGTTGAAATCTTGATTAGAGTAAAAGGAAACGTCAAATGAAGTTTAGTATTATCACCGCAAGTAGTCGACGTGATTCTCGGCGATTACTCGATTTAGAAAGTAATTTAGAAGCTCAGAGTGATCATGATTTTGAGTG
This window encodes:
- a CDS encoding bifunctional glycosyltransferase/CDP-glycerol:glycerophosphate glycerophosphotransferase, producing the protein MKYSIITPCGRHDLNRIKELARNLAKQNSHDFEWIIACNQSLELPSVDFPVKIVKFQPNTVGAAKNEAMKIAKGKYLFFIDADDYLESGTINLLNHIVGEYSDDTVYDVNCYQTYEPEKSSQIEMAKESSFNDALPDWGGSKYDKPEDRYFNFDVKNNDIDTHFSLWLQNRYWIYDKEYRYTDLDDQLFSRGKVISKQFIEDHHFHFNEDNSLYPDIQFMLLVTEFSAQLIKLSDYHYIKINHNDPINDPSLSQIPRNDRWQLWANAGCRALLKLNDQTLMNVFSKTVINNINTYFYKNLVTKDQSIGNNEVRTLLEIQKFLQLIDPRTYSNLKRINQKVLNAIKSGNFSSARHLMKVVIGLRNANQLVVNRGRGITKDTYFTLFKHVPVNPHVILFESFLGRNYSDSPKYIYRYLQKHYGSKYKYVWIADAEHFDHIKSKLKSQPNTKVVRRFGFQYMYYLATSKYFVFNMRQPKWFVKRPGMRFIETWHGTPLKHLVFDMDNVASASHLYKQTFYYQSRQWDHLVTANQYSYNIFHRAFMYPKDKMLKSGYPRNDILNSPRRDQIAKHIKQKLGIPLNKKVILYAPTWRDDQFYGPGQYKFKLHLNLAELKKHLSDQYVLILRTHYFIANHIDTSQFGDFVFNESDYDDIAELYLISDILITDYSSVFFDYAILKRPILYYVYDYDDYADVLRGFYLNMKKDLPGPLLKTSKSVLNAIENIDEVKSKYHDRYVQFNHRFNTWDDGHASARVAHALLKS